The following nucleotide sequence is from Oceanispirochaeta sp. M1.
TGCTTTTAAAAACAGTTCAGAGGAAAAACAGGCTGAAATTATCATTGAAATTGAACATGAAGAAGATTCGATCTACCTCCTTTTTCAGGATAACGGCTGCGGTATTCCCCCAGATATAGTGAAAAAGGTTTTTGATCCTTTCTTTACGACAAACAGGGAAGGAGGCGGAACGGGTCTTGGTCTCAATATTGTGTATAATATCGTTACCGAAAAACTGAGAGGTCAGATTGCTGTGAACAGCACAGTCGGGGAAGGTACAGTTTTTGCCTTGAACTTTCCCCGTGAACTTTCCCCGTGAACTGATAATTAAAGAGAAGGGTAGTGAATAAGCTTTACCGGAGTTCTATACAGAAACTGCCGGGCCGATTATAATGAGCCCATGGCAGCATCTGAGACTCTTCTGGAAATAAATGACTATAATTTTCGCTTTCCATCCTATCCCGGATTAGATAATAAAGCCCTCTTCAGCTCTTTAAACTTCAAATTGAGAAGAGGGGAATTCTGTATCGTTCTGGGCGCTCCCGAATCAGGGAAAACGACACTCAGCCGCTGTCTGACCGGAGTTTATCCGGGACTCACACAGGCGGAAGTCTCTGGAACTATCACCCTGGATGGTGAAAATCTTAGAAGCCGTTCAGCCTGTGACTGGATAGAATCGATCGGTATCGTCTTTCAGGATCCTGAAGAACAGATTCTCAGTACCCGCTGTGATGATGAGGCATCCATGACCCTGGAATCACTGGGGCGGGATCCTGCTGAGATCAGGAAGCAGCTGGAGATCTCATTTGAACATTTTTCAATAAATGGAAAGGAAGAAAGAGATCCCCTTTCCCTGTCGGGGGGAGAGAAAAAACGGCTTCTCCTCTCAGCACTTGAAATGCAGAATCCCGATTTATGGATTCTTGATGAGACAGTGGACGAACTGGATCGGGAAGGGCAGGTCTATCTTCTGGAATATCTTCTTGAGAAGGCTGAGGCAGAGAATAAAGGCATTATTTTATTTGCATCAAAATATCGGGAACTTTTTTCCGGTTCCCGGGCATCACTGGTACTTTTAAAGGACGGGAAGATTATAACTGAAGATTCCCGGCCAGAAAGTTTTATGACTCTTCTGGTTGAGGAGGGACTGATGTCAGGGCAGTCTGAGGCTATCCCTGATTTAGCTGCACCGGAAAAAGATCCTCTCATAGAGCTGAAGAATATACGTTTTGAATATCCCGGCAATATGGATTTTCATCTTGAAGTAGATGAATTTACTTTGTACAGGGGGGAAGCCCTGTTTCTATCGGGTCCCAACGGTTGCGGTAAGAGTACAATGGCCCATATTTTATGCGGTCTTATTGAACCGGATGCGGGGAAAGTTATTCTTAACGGAAAGACTGCCGGGAAGGATTCACTGAACCGCAGCTGTGCCTATCTGTTTCAGAATCCAGACTACCAGCTTTTTCTCCCCAGTGTGGAGGAGGAACTGGCCCTCGGATTAAAATACAGCGCTTTCAAGAGAATTGAAAAGAAGGCCCTTGTTGATGAGGCTATTGCTTTGTTTAATCTTCCATCGGGAGAAGCTGCTCCGGCACTACTCAGTTTCGGAGCCAGAAAACGTCTGCAGGGTGCAATCTATTACCTTCTGGAGAAAAATCTCTATATTCTGGATGAAGCCGACTCGGGTCTGAGTTTTTCTGACTATATATGTATTCTGCGGGAGCTGAAAAAGAAAGGAGCCGCTCTGATAGTTATCAGTCATGATCATAAGCTGCAGCAGCTGGAGACCCATAGGACTGTTAGAATGGAGAGAGGCCGAATACTGCCCGAGGGATCAGCAGAATGATTGATACCCTGTATAAAAAAGACAATACCCTGGTTCATCGTTTTGACTGCCGGATCAAGCTCTTTCTCCTTCCTCTGTTTCTGATCTACTTTTTTCTGCCCCTGCCTCTTGGTATTTACGGGGCCTTCACAGCTTTTTTTGTTCTTTTGATTATTACAATTTTGGGAATCAGAGATCTTTTTGTACCCCTGAAGATGATATTTCCCCTATTAATCATGATTTCTCTACTGACACCCCTGTTCCATAAGGAAGGCACTGAGCTTATACAGTTTGGATCCTTCACTTTTCTGACAACTGTGGGACTGGATGAAACACTCCGTTATATTGCCCGGTTCAGCGGTATCAGTCTCCTCTTTTTTGTCTTTTTCCGAAGCTCTGCCATGGATGATATACTTCTGGGTCTCAGCTGGTTCCGTCTCCCTTATACTCTGACCCTTGTCATCTCCATAGCCCTTCGTTATATTCCGCACCTTGCAGGTCTCTACGGACAGATCAGGGCCGCTCACGCTCTTCGCTGCAGTATCAATGATGTTGTACCCCGGCGCCGGGGGATAGGACGTATAAGGAACCTGTTTCCAGTGCTGGTCTCACTTGTTATTCAGAGTGTGAAGACCATACCTCTTTTGACCATGGCTCTTGAACTCAAGGGAATTGGGAGAAGCAATGTCCGTACGCAGAGTCGGATACTGGAAACTCCGGAACAAATAATCCTGCAGATTATTTGTTCAGTATTACTCCTTGTACTTATGATTAGTCCTCTGGTACTATTTCGCTAATCTAGAATATCAGGAGAATTTATTAATGAAAAATCAGACAGCTCAGTCAAAGCAGAACCTTGCTTTCCGTATTGCTGCAGTAGCGGTCCTCACGGCTCTGACGACAGTATGTACTATGATCATCCGGGTTCCTATTACTCCGACCAAGGGTTATATCAACCTGGCGGATGTGGCCATCTTTTTTACAGCTCTGACTTTCGGTCCGTTCACAGCACTTGCCGCCGGCGGTCTGGGAACAGCGCTGGCTGATATTATGGGCGGTTATGCGCAGTGGGCACCTATTACTTTTTTTGCTCATGGTGTTCAGGGATTGCTTATCGGTCTGATTTTCAGAGCCTCGGGAGTTGAGAACAGAGGAAGAATGATCCTCGCACTGGTTCTTTCATTTGTTGCGGGTACCCTGGTTATGGCGGGGACCTATTTTGTTACCGGCGGCCTGATGTACGGCTTTGGTGCAGCAGCCACCGAAATTCCCGGAAATATACTCCAGAATGTAGCCGGTATTGCAGTAGGATTCCCTCTCTACCTTGCAGTTAAGAAGGCCTATCCTCCCATCAGCGGCTACCGCTGGTAATTTTCAATCATACTCTGCCCCTTCTGTTAACAGGGGCAGAGTATGAAGCTGACTTTATTTAATCAGGTTTTCTCCTGCTTTCAATTCAATGGATTCAAAATTTTCGGCAGTTCCAAGCTTGAGTGAAATACTTTGGTTCCCCTGATTCTCCAGTTCAATCTTTCCATCAGATACGGATACCTGCATCTGAACACCCCGGTTCATCAGCTTAAAGCTGTATGCCTTCCACTCTTTCGGTCTGGAGGGATTCAGGAAGAGCTCACCCTTTCTGTGACGCAGACCTCCAAAACCCATTACTACTGACATCCATGTTCCGGCCATACTCGTAATATGACAGCCGTCTTCGGTATCGTTGTTATAGTCGTCCAGATCCAGCCGGGCTGTTCTCACATACATCTCATAGGCTTTCTCATCATATCCCAGTGAATCTGCCAAAATGGTGTGAA
It contains:
- a CDS encoding ATP-binding cassette domain-containing protein: MAASETLLEINDYNFRFPSYPGLDNKALFSSLNFKLRRGEFCIVLGAPESGKTTLSRCLTGVYPGLTQAEVSGTITLDGENLRSRSACDWIESIGIVFQDPEEQILSTRCDDEASMTLESLGRDPAEIRKQLEISFEHFSINGKEERDPLSLSGGEKKRLLLSALEMQNPDLWILDETVDELDREGQVYLLEYLLEKAEAENKGIILFASKYRELFSGSRASLVLLKDGKIITEDSRPESFMTLLVEEGLMSGQSEAIPDLAAPEKDPLIELKNIRFEYPGNMDFHLEVDEFTLYRGEALFLSGPNGCGKSTMAHILCGLIEPDAGKVILNGKTAGKDSLNRSCAYLFQNPDYQLFLPSVEEELALGLKYSAFKRIEKKALVDEAIALFNLPSGEAAPALLSFGARKRLQGAIYYLLEKNLYILDEADSGLSFSDYICILRELKKKGAALIVISHDHKLQQLETHRTVRMERGRILPEGSAE
- a CDS encoding energy-coupling factor transporter transmembrane protein EcfT, with the translated sequence MIDTLYKKDNTLVHRFDCRIKLFLLPLFLIYFFLPLPLGIYGAFTAFFVLLIITILGIRDLFVPLKMIFPLLIMISLLTPLFHKEGTELIQFGSFTFLTTVGLDETLRYIARFSGISLLFFVFFRSSAMDDILLGLSWFRLPYTLTLVISIALRYIPHLAGLYGQIRAAHALRCSINDVVPRRRGIGRIRNLFPVLVSLVIQSVKTIPLLTMALELKGIGRSNVRTQSRILETPEQIILQIICSVLLLVLMISPLVLFR
- a CDS encoding ECF transporter S component; the encoded protein is MKNQTAQSKQNLAFRIAAVAVLTALTTVCTMIIRVPITPTKGYINLADVAIFFTALTFGPFTALAAGGLGTALADIMGGYAQWAPITFFAHGVQGLLIGLIFRASGVENRGRMILALVLSFVAGTLVMAGTYFVTGGLMYGFGAAATEIPGNILQNVAGIAVGFPLYLAVKKAYPPISGYRW